DNA from Rosa rugosa chromosome 6, drRosRugo1.1, whole genome shotgun sequence:
ATATTTAGTTTTTAGCCACTAAATATTGATGGTTTAGTGTCCAGATACCATTAGCACAAATTATAACAAGCAACACAATCATCTGTTTTATACTAGATACTCGATTGTCCTTGTCATGacggtggtaaggctttggtctcatatataataggtcaggagttcgagccctatcaagggtgggaatggggtggggttttttttcaaaaaaaaaaaaaaaaaaaaaaagtgataccAGATTATTGTCTGGTTGGAAACAATTTGCAGAAGCCAAACACTTGGAAGAGGGTGATGCATGTCTCTTTGTGTTGATTAACAACATCAATTTTGTATTTGATGTTGTAATCTTCCAGACCACAAAAAAGGTGCAAATTTATCCTCCTCAATAGGTAAGGCATTCAGTCTGTGAAAATGCGGATTTCTGCTCCATTAAGTCTGCGTTCTGCATAATTAGTAACACATGTTTGTTTTTtgtgtttcagttttggggAAGGCAAACGGCAAATGATCAATTCAAATCGAATTATGGAAAGAGATATCCGGATGAAGTAAcagaatatatatatgatgCACCATGAATTAGGAAGTTCGCATGTGTACGTAGCTCTCCTGTGATAATTAGAGTATTAGTTCAATAATATATCTATTTTATTCAATGTATCATCTATGTTTTCCAAGAGTTTGATTTGACAGAAGAAACATACTGTGAGTCTGAGACTCTTCAAGTTAATAGATAGATTGGTTTGTGAAGTTGTTTTATTTGTTCACCAACCATGAACTATCCATGCACCAAATGATGGCTGGTCTGCATTTTCAAAGCAATTACAATATTGTTCAGGAGAAGGGTATGATTCCTGATCCATCTAGTTAATATTATGTTCAATAATGTTAGGAAATCAATCTTCCTTATTAAGACTTGTAGATTTCCTTATTAAGACTTGTAGATCTGCAAATATCTGTACATTAGCCTTCTTATCTGTAATTGCTGACTTATAGCTAGTTGTCCTAGATTTAGCTATTTCCATACTTGTAAGGATCTCTCTGTACAAATACTTGTTTTCACTATCAATGAAATACACACATTCTATTCTTCAtcttttcatggtatcagagcaggactGAGATCCTGACTCTTCGCTACATTATAATCTCTCGTGTAGCATGCATCTTCCTAGTTCTTAAGCAGTCATGGCCATCGATCCACCTCTTGTTTCCGGCAAGTCAGGTGCCGATTCTAGTCCATCCAAGTCAGAGACCGCATCAGATTCTTCAAAATCTGACATCTCAAATCCATATTTCACTCATCACTCGGATCATCCGGGATTGGTTCTAGTCTCCAAACCCTTGAATGGAGATAATTATTCTGGTTGGAAAAGTGCTATGACTTTGGCCTTAATATAAAGTACTCCAAGAACAAGCTTGGATTTGTCAACGGCTCAATCAAGGCTCCTTCAAAAGAAGCGGATCCAGAAGGGTATGCGACTTGGTCACGGTGTAACGACATGGTTCACTCCTGGATTGTTAATAATGTCAATCCAGAAATTGCAGATAGTGTTATCTATTATCCTACTGCTCATGAGGTTTGGGAAGACCTTCGTGAGCGATTCTCTCAATGCAATGCACCTCGCATCTTTGAGATTCAGCGAGAAATCGCTAGCCTACGACAAGAACAACCCTCTGTCTCTACCTACTACACAAGATTGAAAGGCTTATGGGATGAATTAGCCACGTATTCAGATGCGGCATATGGAGCACAGGCAGATCAACAAAAATGGATGCAATTCTTAATGGGTTTGAATGAGACTTACAGTGCAACTCGCGGGCAAATTCTTCTTATGAATCCTCTTCCAACTGTTCGCCAAGCATACGCTGCCGTCACTCAAGAAGAGAAGCAGCGACTTATTAGTGACTCTCATCCCTCAATCGACTCAAGCTCTAGTGCAGCTATGGCAGTGAGGAACAGCAAGCCCAATCCGAACCCAGCTAGAGGTGGACGATTCGAGAGATAAGATCGTTCAAATTTGCAGTAGGATTCTCGCTCCAATTTTCATCCAGATCGAGTACAAGAAGGGCGCCATTTTGATGGTGATCGGCGTCGTGGTTCAGGTAGAGGCAGGCCTCAATGTTCTTATTGTGGAGATGCAGGTCATTGGGTTCAAACATGCTATCAATTAATTGGATACCCACTGGGTCATCCTAAGGCAAAGCAGAACTCTAGTGCGAATTCAAGAAGTGTTCCTTCAGCAAACCAGGTATCTGAGGCGTTAGACAAGGATGAAGGGGGCCCAGTTGTTTCATTATCAGAAGCCCAATTCAAGCAGTTTTTGTCGATTCTTAACAAACAAAACGAGGGCTCTAGTTCCAAAGCCAGGTTTGTCTAAAGTCGCTTCCCGTAATTGGATTATTGATAGCGGGGCGACGGATCATATCACTTCCTCATCTCAATTATTTCATAAGAATAAAAACTGCTCGTTGCCTCCCGTTTTGTTACCCAGCGGCGACAAAGTGAATATTGTTGCAAAAGGGTCTTTGCCTTTGAATACCGTATATTATCTGTGCCAAAATTCAAAGTGGATTTAATGTCAGTTAGTCGTCTGACAAGAGGTCTGAATTGTTCAGTGACATTCTTCCCTTATTGGTGTATTTTACAGGATCTGGCTACGAAGAGGACGATTGGGTTGGGTAAACAACGTGACAAGCTATACTATTTGGTGGCACTAGCGACGGAGAAGTCTATGACCAACCCTTCCACTAACCGACCTGCCTGCAACCTTACTACCTCATCCACTGATCTCTGGCATAATCGCTTAGGCCATGTATCATCCTCATGTTTAAGTTTCATTGCCAAAAACTTTTTGAAATTTTCCATTAAGCCTAATAATGCTTGCCACATATGTCCTTTGGCTAAGCAAAGTCGTTTACCATTCAACACTAGTTCTATTTCTTCTACAAGACCCTTTGAGATTATtaattgtgatatttggggtcgtTATCGACACCCTACTCTTTCTGGTGCTTTTTATTTTCTCACTATTGTTGATGACTTTACACGTTTCACTTGGATATTTTTGATGCGACACAAAGATGAGGCACAACCACTTCTAAAATGCTTCTTTACCTACACTCTCACTCAATTTGAATCTCGCATTAAAACTTTTCGAGGCGACAATGGTAGCGAATTTATCTCACTTCGTTCTTTTTTCCAAGATAATGGCGTTGTTTTTCAACATTCTtgtgtttacacgcctcaacaaaatggggttgtgGAACGCAAACATCGTCATATTCTCCAAGTGGCATGGCTCGTGCTTTGAAATTTCAAGCTCATCTTCCTACCCAATTTTGGGGAGAGTGTGTTCTTACTACTGTCCACATCATCAATCGATTACCTTCACCAAttctttctttcaaaactcTGTTCGACCTGCTTTATTCGAGACCACCTTCTTTGTCTCATCTCCGGGTTTTTGGGTGCTTAACCTATGCCACTAATGTTCACACTACTCACAAATTTGATCATCGTGCCATACCTTCAATCTTCATTGGTTATCCTGTCGGTCAAAAGGCCTTCAAATTATTCAATTTATCGACCAAAAAGGTCTTTACCAGCGGGGATGTCAAATTTCATGAAAACATTTTTCCATATGCTTCAGTTCAGCCCAACTCCATTCCTTCACTATTAATGACCCACAAACCAGGCCCAATCCGAGTCACAATAAGCTCTCAACCTGAAGTCACTGTTTGATGAGAAGAACAGACCTTGACCAGGTGCCCCCTTCAAATAGCGAACAACCCGAAGAGCTGCTTCCATATGAAGTTTTCGGGGTTGATGCATAAACCTACTCAAGACATGTACAGGATATGTGATGTCGGGTCTCGAAACAGTCAAATATATTAACCTCCCAACTAATCTTCTATACCGGCCCGGATCCCTGAGCAAATCGCTCTTGTCTGACAACTTCAAACCTTTCTCcataggagtatcaacaggcGCTGCGCCCTACAGCCCCGCATCTTTGATAATCTCTAACGCATACTTACGCTGAGATATAAAAATCCCATTTCTAGAAGAAGAAATTTCAATTCCCAGAAAATATTTTAATTCACCAAGACGGAAACTGCTATGTAAAAACCTCTTAATCGCAGCAATACTAGTGAGATCATTACCAGTAATcagtatatcatccacatatatTAAGAGGCAGTAAAGGACTTGCCTTGTTTCTTAGTGAACAGGGAGTAGTCAGCTCACGATTGCACAAAACCAGCTGAACGAATAGCGTCTGAAAATTTAGAGAACCACCGCTGGGAAGCCTGCTTCAAGCCATACAATGATTTATGTAATCGGTAGACCAAGTGCTCCTCCTCCTGTCTCCGAGCCCTGGCGGTGGAGACATATAAATCTCTTCTTCAAGGTCGCCATGGAGGAAAGCATTGTTGACATCTAACTGGTGAAGCGTCCAACCACGGGCAGCAGCCAAGGCAAGCAGGCAACGGACCGAAATGATTTTGGCAGTAGGGGAGAAGGTGTCTTGATAATCAACTCCCTCCAATTGTGTAAACCCCTTGGCCACTAACCGTGCTTTGTACCTTTCGATGGAACCATCAGACTTGTGTTTAATCTTGTAAACCCAACGGCAGCCAATGGGTGTCTTACCAGCGGGAAGAGAGGTGAGAGTCCAGGTACCATTAGCATGTAGTGCTTCTAATTCTGATTGCATCGCATCCTGCCATTCGGGAAGAGTAGCAGCCTCTGAATAAGACCTGGGGTTTTAGGTCGACGGGAATAGGTGCGAAGAGTGGTGGTGGAAGGAGGAGATGGCGTGGAAAGAGAAGAGCTGGTGGTGGGAGACGGCGtggaaagagaagaagaagagaggtgcAGTGGGTAGAGATGCGTCAAAACTGAAGTCAAGGAGAGAGGAAGTGGGATGGGTGGGTAATGGAATTGGGAGGTTAATATATTTGACTGTTTCGAGACCCGACATCACATATCTTGTACATGTCTTGAGTAGGTTTATGCATCAACCCCGAAAACTTCATATGGAAGCAGCTCTTCGGGTTGTTCGCTATTTGAAGGGGGCACCTGGTCAAGGTTTGTTCTTCTCATCAAACAGTGACTTCAGGTTGAGAGCTTATTGTGACTCGAATTGGGCAAGTTGCCCACTCACTAGGAGGTCTACTACGGGTTACTGTATCTTTCTTGGACCTTCGttgatatcttggagatcaaagCGACAGAAAATGGTTTCACTTTCATCTGCTGAGGCTGAATACCGTGTAATGACAGGGGCTTGCTGTGAATTGACATGGCTTCGTTATCTATTAAAGGACTTGGGACTTTCACATCATGAATCTGCTTTGCtatattgtgacaacaaggccgCTTTACACATTGCAGCCAACCTAGTTTTTCATGAGAGAACTAGGCACATCGAGATGGATTGTCATTACATTAGAGACAAAGTTCAAGATGGTTCTATTTCTACCAAATTCATCAGTTCTGCACATCAGCTAGCAGACGTGTTAACCAAACCCTTGGGGAAGGAAATCTTTGTTCctatgattcgcaagttgggaGTGCAGGAtatccactctccaacttgagggggagtgttaggaaATCAATCTTCCTTATTAAGACTTGTagatctgtaaatatctgtacaTTAGCTTAACATTAGCCTTCTTATCTGTAATTGCTGACTTATAGCTAGTTGTCCTAGATTTAGCTATTTCCATACTTGTAAGGATCTCTCTGTACAAATACTTGTTTTCACTATCAATGAAATACACACATTCTATTCTTCATCTTTTCAAATAATCCCGTATTCAGAAAGGCATCACACAGATATTAGTTCCCAAAAATGAAACACCTAATGGTAGAGTTTCATTGATTATTAGTTAAATGGTAGATGATCATTCATTGAAAGGCTAGAAATCTTTTCTGTAACATACCTAAAAGGCTAAAACTAGcagatgaatatatatatatgtgtaccTTTACCATACTGAAAACCagaaaatgaaccttgtgaatGCTTATGAATTCCTAAAATATATGTTGGTGATCAAATAATCTGGCAACAAAGCTCCTCCGTGTTAGGGATTTATAGAAAGGAGAAACACTCTGCAGGATAGAACAAAATTCTGCAAGAAGCATATTCCTTCAAGCCACTACTCAGTTATCCTACAAATTCAGATTATTTGAGCTCAAGAATATAGACAAGACCGCGATTTACCTGGCGGTTCACATTATCAGGAACTCCTGATCTGTGTGACCTTTGAAGTTGTTAACAGTATGACAATTCCAGGTGTGAGCTTTAAAGTTCTGTTCTGATCAGCTATGGTATCTACTTGTTATGGTTGTATCACTTCTTATTGGTATTAAAAAGTTGGTATTGGTGCAATTTGGTAATGCAAGAGTATTGATTACATGAGCTAGTTATGTAAGATTTGAATAATGCAGATGCAATCCATTAAAGAAACATCAGTATTTGTATTTGTCAAACTGAGGTCAATGTATATTCTTATCCCATTATTTGTCAAATTAAATACAATAAATTATAGATACACCAAGTAAACTCAGTCCGACACAGAGCTAGACTAGCTTGATACAAAAATAAGGTAATTCATACTTATACATTACGCTAGTCTACATATAAATTAAACTAGTATACTTGATGTATCAATACACTAATGTACCTTACACAAACCCCAAGTAAGAAACCAATTGTAGCTGAAAGATGTCAAAACATTCTCCCAAAGAGCAAGCTCCAATGTAATATACAGTCACCGCATTCTCAACAAAATGAACCCAATGCTCtctttgtttagtttttttcttttctttttctaaaccaatttgaaattcaaaacaaaacaaaaaagacacTAATTAATAGCAAATTAATTAGCTAGTTGTAGCATTAAACCAGTTAATAAACTAGCGGGTACGGATTGTGTTATACGAGAAACGACCGTGGTTCGATTCACGGTAAAAGTGTTAATGTTTTCGCGCGCGCACTTTTTCACAGTAACAAAAGTTAGTTCAAAACATTTGATTGGACGATAATGCCCCTCTACTACAACTCTGCCGGGGGTTTTAGAATTCACAGAGGTATAAGACTGGGAGTTCAAACTGTTCGCCcaaatctgaaaaaaaaattcacactttttttttttttttgtgtggagAAAATTAATCGGCGAATGGAGCCGGAGATTCGCCGGAGAATCGAGGAAACGGTGGTGGACATACTGAGGACGACGAGCTTGGATGAGATGACCGAGTTCAAAGTCCGAGTCGCCGCCTCGGAGCGACTCGGAATCGATCTCTCCAGTGTGGACGGCAAGAGCTTCGTCCGCGGCGTCGTCGAGAGTTTCCTGATTTCGGCCGCGGCGGAGGCGGAGCCGCCGAGCGTTCGGGAAGAGCAGGAGGCGGCGAGGTTGAAGAAGGAGGCGAATGAGGACGGAGAGCGTGTTATTTGTAAGGtgggaaaccctaatttctgGCTTTTCtgtactgattttttttttttttttttttgttagtgttTTGGTGACTAGAGAAAGTTGAATTCTTTGATAAATTGCTTCAATTTTGTGATGGTGCTTCAATTTTGTAATGTAACTGTTTGGCTTGTTTTGGATATTGGGAATAATGATGATAAAAGAGTGTGAAGTTTTGTGTTTGGGTTTTGAAACCCTATGGTTTGTTTGCCAATTGGAAATGAGGGTTTATATGGGAGTGTACTCATTTGTGGAAGTTCAGAgtattttattgttttctcaCATTTTGATCATATTTTGTTTGAATCTGCTTTGGGGGTTTCTGATGGAAAGATTTCTTGTTAACCGTGGTAGCTGACGAACAGGAGAAACGTGGTGATTCATGATTTCAGAGGGAAAACATTGGTTTCGATTAGGGAATTttataagaaaggtggaaaGGAGCTTCCTAGTGCCAGAGGTGACCATGAAACCAAACCCATACTATCTAATTTAGCTCCAGTGAAGCTGTTTTTCatcaacttttttttgtttttcctgatCAAATTTTATGTTCTAATGTAATCTTCCAATCAAATTCATCATTTGCATTTACAGTCGGTTTGGTCCTGTTTGGTTATAAAGATCGACTTCTTTCATTTATAGATTCCTAGGAATATGAGTTCCTTTCAAACCatgagcatatttgttttatgctTCAACTCAGCATCCATTTCCCCTACTCTTTGTATGCTTTAGTGGTATTGATTTACATTGATAATTTGATACTCTGTTGTTAGGAATTAGCTTGCCAGCTGAACAATGGACAACCTTCAAAAATAGTGTCCCTGCAATAGAGGAAGCAATTAAAAAGATGGAATCGAAGTTAAGGTGAGAGTGACTTATTGATATGGTTTAATGCAGTGGTGACTTGGACtcctttaattctttttatttatttgagttCTCTTCATATTTTGCTTTATCTTGAGTAAGTCAGCTTTGCCTTTGATAACTACTTTGTAGATGGAAATCGAGTAGTGGAATGATTGACTGACTTCTAATTGTACAAATGTAGATCTGAAATTGATAGTAAACGAACTGAAGACGGAAAAGAAACTAAAGATGGCAAACAAACTGAAGACGGTAAAGAAACTGAAGATGGTAAACAAGTTGAAGATGGCAAACGAACTGAAGGTAGCAAACGAACTGAAGATGGTAAACAAGCTGAAGATGGTAAACGAACTGAAGCTAGCAAACAAACTGAAGATGGCGAACAAAATGGAGATGGTAAACAAACTGAAGATGCTAGACAAAGTGAAGACATGTCTGCTTCATTGAATGGTGTTGCTCCTCGTGAATTTTTCTCTATTGAAACTTGCCGTTTTAATGGGAAGAACTACCCTATCTGGGCACAACAGATGGAGTTTCTGCTAAAGCAATTGAAAATTGCATATGTGCTTTTTGTTTCATGCCCAGTCATTACATTAGGCCCGGAACCAAGTACTGAAGAAATTGCTCAAGCAAAGGCTGCTGAACAGCAATGGAGGAATGATGACTCTGTGTGCCGTCGCAGCATCTTGAATGCTCTAGCTGATGATCTGTTAAATCTTTTCTCAAGGAGAACTACAACTGCAAAAGAACTGTGGGAAGATCTAAAACAATTGCATCTCTATGAGAAATTTGGAACGAAGAGATCTCTGGTTAAAAAGTATATGGAATTTCAGATGCTTGAAGGAAGACCAGTTTTGGAGCAAATTCAAGAATTTAATAACATTGCCGATTCCATTGTCACTTCTGGAATGGTGGTCGAGGAGAAATTTCATGTCAGTGCCGTTATCTCCAAGCTTCCCCCATCTTGGAAAGATGTGAGTATCAAGTTGAtgtctgaggagcatttacctTTTGCAAATATGATGGATCGTTTGAGGTTTGAAGAAGACTTGCGAACCAGGGAGCAGCAGGGGTTACCCATTAATCATGCTGGCAATCCACCAGTGAAACCCATACCAAGGATGAGAGATATGAAGCAGCGAAATATGCAATGGAAGAGGTCAGACCTGGAGATTGATGGTAGAGTTATTTGCCAATTTTGTGGCAAGAAGGGGCACATCTCTCAGAACTGTCGTTATAATAATAAGAGGAAGTTTACCAAGGATGTTAACGATGAGAGTCACAACGGATCTATGCCTATGGAGGTTAACATGCTGGAGGAGACTGTGGATGGCTAACTATATGCTACCATCCCATATGCACTAACAGCATTATTGAACTCTTAGACCAGCCAAGTACTGCTGCAGTGTATGATATGTACATGTATGCAGGTCGAAGTCTGCATTAGGATAAACGTCAATTACATGTCTTTCTTGTAAGCAGGGTTTAGAATGATCTGTAATTCTGTACCATAAGGTTTTCCAGTTGTAATGCATAAccattctttcattctttcttcGAATCCAACTGATCTGAGTATCCATACACCCTATCTTGGCTCCTGAGGGAAGCTCAATTCGAAGCGACAGAACCAGCATTTCAGAGAACTTCTCTTGTTGCATtatcttcctttcttttttttgtgtaGCTGAGTATTTTCATCCATTTTCTTAGGAAGAACAGAGATGCAATTAATGAAAGATGACTTAAATAATAAAATTTGTTTATCCAAATCGGAACAAAAAAATGTATAAAGAGCTGTGTTATGATTCTATTCTATATGCTAATACAAAAGAATCCCAAACTGATGAACAACATCAATACACTTGGCCCATTTTCTATTGATGCAGATATCATACAAGGTGACCGAATCAATAATGAAAagctaaaagagaaaaaagagagaaaaaaaattcagaaaatccAATCTTCTGACAGCTCCATCTTGGCCTACAAGCATCTGTTATATCCATTCCTCTGATTTCTCCATCTTGGCTGCATGCATCTGTTATAGCCattaatagaagaaaaaaataactttaattaaaacaaataaatcaaAGATTAGGATCAATATTCGATATTTTTTGTAATGAATGAAGATGAAGCAGCTCTTAGAATATCGAGAAT
Protein-coding regions in this window:
- the LOC133715268 gene encoding uncharacterized protein LOC133715268 isoform X2, producing MRTESVLFVRRNVVIHDFRGKTLVSIREFYKKGGKELPSARGISLPAEQWTTFKNSVPAIEEAIKKMESKLRSEIDSKRTEDGKETKDGKQTEDGKETEDGKQVEDGKRTEGSKRTEDGKQAEDGKRTEASKQTEDGEQNGDGKQTEDARQSEDMSASLNGVAPREFFSIETCRFNGKNYPIWAQQMEFLLKQLKIAYVLFVSCPVITLGPEPSTEEIAQAKAAEQQWRNDDSVCRRSILNALADDLLNLFSRRTTTAKELWEDLKQLHLYEKFGTKRSLVKKYMEFQMLEGRPVLEQIQEFNNIADSIVTSGMVVEEKFHVSAVISKLPPSWKDVSIKLMSEEHLPFANMMDRLRFEEDLRTREQQGLPINHAGNPPVKPIPRMRDMKQRNMQWKRSDLEIDGRVICQFCGKKGHISQNCRYNNKRKFTKDVNDESHNGSMPMEVNMLEETVDG
- the LOC133715268 gene encoding uncharacterized protein LOC133715268 isoform X1 is translated as MEPEIRRRIEETVVDILRTTSLDEMTEFKVRVAASERLGIDLSSVDGKSFVRGVVESFLISAAAEAEPPSVREEQEAARLKKEANEDGERVICKLTNRRNVVIHDFRGKTLVSIREFYKKGGKELPSARGISLPAEQWTTFKNSVPAIEEAIKKMESKLRSEIDSKRTEDGKETKDGKQTEDGKETEDGKQVEDGKRTEGSKRTEDGKQAEDGKRTEASKQTEDGEQNGDGKQTEDARQSEDMSASLNGVAPREFFSIETCRFNGKNYPIWAQQMEFLLKQLKIAYVLFVSCPVITLGPEPSTEEIAQAKAAEQQWRNDDSVCRRSILNALADDLLNLFSRRTTTAKELWEDLKQLHLYEKFGTKRSLVKKYMEFQMLEGRPVLEQIQEFNNIADSIVTSGMVVEEKFHVSAVISKLPPSWKDVSIKLMSEEHLPFANMMDRLRFEEDLRTREQQGLPINHAGNPPVKPIPRMRDMKQRNMQWKRSDLEIDGRVICQFCGKKGHISQNCRYNNKRKFTKDVNDESHNGSMPMEVNMLEETVDG